The Amycolatopsis mongoliensis genome includes a window with the following:
- a CDS encoding cytochrome ubiquinol oxidase subunit I, whose protein sequence is MSALDIARWQFGITTVYHFIFVPLTIGLSFLVAGMQTAWVRTGDDKYRRMTKFWGKLFLINFAMGVATGIVQEFQFGMNWSDYSTFVGDIFGAPLAIEGLLAFFLESTFLGLWIFGWDKLPKKLHLATIWLAATGTLLSAYFILAANSWMQHPVGSAVNPATGRAELKDFGAVLTNSTAVGAFAHTVTACFLTAGMFVVGISAWQIKRQRNVDVYRPSMKLALVTVLIASLGVIVTGDLQARLMTEQQPMKMAAAEALYDTVAPASFSLFTVGSLDGSQEKFSIRVPGVLSFMATGSFDGRVEGINDLQAAEQQQYGPGEYRPNIPVAYWTFRLMIGFGFLCLLISLVGLWLFRRGRTPRARWFFPVATAGIALPFLANSVGWIFTEMGRQPWSVFGVLKTANSVSPTVPAGTVLTSLIVFTVLYGVLAVVDGVLMVRYAKAGPPPPEAPREDADSDEPRPAAFAY, encoded by the coding sequence ATGAGCGCCCTGGACATCGCCCGATGGCAGTTCGGGATCACCACCGTGTACCACTTCATCTTCGTCCCGTTGACCATCGGGCTGTCCTTCCTGGTCGCCGGGATGCAGACCGCCTGGGTGCGCACCGGTGACGACAAGTACCGCCGGATGACGAAGTTCTGGGGAAAGCTGTTCCTCATCAACTTCGCCATGGGCGTGGCGACCGGCATCGTGCAGGAGTTCCAGTTCGGGATGAACTGGTCGGACTACAGCACGTTCGTCGGCGACATCTTCGGCGCGCCGCTGGCCATCGAGGGCCTGCTGGCGTTCTTCCTCGAGTCGACGTTCCTCGGCCTGTGGATCTTCGGCTGGGACAAGCTGCCGAAGAAGCTGCACCTGGCCACCATCTGGCTCGCCGCGACCGGCACCCTGCTCTCGGCGTACTTCATCCTCGCCGCCAACTCCTGGATGCAGCACCCGGTCGGCTCCGCGGTCAACCCCGCCACCGGCCGCGCGGAGCTGAAGGACTTCGGCGCCGTGCTCACCAACTCCACCGCCGTCGGCGCCTTCGCCCACACCGTCACCGCGTGCTTCCTCACCGCCGGCATGTTCGTCGTCGGGATCAGCGCGTGGCAGATCAAGCGGCAGCGCAACGTCGACGTCTACCGGCCGTCGATGAAGCTCGCGCTGGTCACCGTCCTGATCGCCAGCCTCGGCGTCATCGTCACCGGTGACCTGCAGGCCCGGCTGATGACCGAGCAGCAGCCGATGAAGATGGCCGCCGCGGAAGCGCTCTACGACACCGTCGCGCCCGCGTCGTTCTCGCTGTTCACCGTCGGCTCGCTGGACGGCTCGCAGGAGAAGTTCAGCATCCGCGTGCCCGGTGTGCTGTCGTTCATGGCCACCGGCAGCTTCGACGGCCGCGTCGAGGGCATCAACGACCTGCAGGCCGCCGAGCAGCAGCAGTACGGGCCCGGCGAGTACCGGCCGAACATCCCGGTGGCCTACTGGACGTTCCGCCTGATGATCGGCTTCGGCTTCCTCTGCCTGCTGATCTCGCTGGTCGGCCTGTGGCTGTTCCGGCGCGGCCGCACCCCGCGCGCCCGCTGGTTCTTCCCCGTCGCGACCGCCGGGATCGCCCTGCCGTTCCTGGCCAACAGCGTCGGCTGGATCTTCACCGAGATGGGCCGCCAGCCGTGGTCGGTGTTCGGCGTGCTGAAGACCGCGAACTCGGTCTCCCCGACGGTTCCGGCGGGCACCGTCCTGACGTCGCTGATCGTGTTCACCGTGCTCTACGGCGTGCTCGCGGTCGTCGACGGCGTCCTGATGGTCCGCTACGCCAAGGCCGGACCTCCGCCGCCGGAGGCACCGCGCGAAGACGCCGATTCCGACGAGCCGCGTCCCGCGGCCTTCGCCTACTGA
- a CDS encoding dsRBD fold-containing protein, whose protein sequence is MDHPAETWSFDVAVEHGPHRTRAQIVLHTPEGHEFSGVGLAHRAGPARIAGYLALGRAMSDLNEELVEAATTELEAEAGRAWSS, encoded by the coding sequence ATGGACCACCCGGCAGAGACCTGGAGCTTCGACGTCGCGGTCGAGCACGGACCGCACCGGACCCGGGCGCAGATCGTGCTGCACACCCCCGAGGGACACGAGTTCTCGGGCGTGGGCCTCGCCCACCGGGCCGGGCCCGCCCGGATCGCCGGTTACCTGGCGCTGGGCCGCGCGATGTCCGACCTCAACGAAGAACTGGTGGAAGCCGCGACGACGGAGCTGGAGGCCGAAGCGGGCCGCGCCTGGAGCAGCTGA
- a CDS encoding GAF domain-containing protein has translation MAGTLSGLRLREVLRDLQDRIELLIGTRDKMDGLLDAVLAVASGLELDTTLRRIVQAAIELGEAKYGALGVLAEDGSLSEFIYLGIDDETRRLIGDLPEGHGVLGVVIEEAKPLRLEEISAHPASVGFPAHHPPMHSFLGVPVRVRDEVFGRLYLTEKKNGEPFTDDDEVVVQALAAAAGIAIENAHLYEQARVRQQWLAATSEVTTELLGGTDPAEALNTIASRALELTGSDLTMLALPNAGRLDVDEDWGEEVDDLTVTVRAGARATELSGLHIDLDSLPGAVYRDRTPRSVGELELGEHRFGPALVVPLRAGDRTTGVLIAVREPGTASFESAQLSVVASFADQAALALQLAAQQRAARELDVLGDRDRIARDLHDHVIQRLFAVGLSMQSTQRRTKSPELQKRLGDSIEQMHEIVQEIRTAIFDLHGGAAGETGLRLRHRLHDAIAELTDDAPVHPTVSMSGSIDTLPTQLAEHVEAVVREAVSNAVRHAEASALSVSVVVKDDVLRIVVADDGKGIPADVSPSGLGNLGDRAEAVGGTFSLGSGPDGGVVVEWSAPVG, from the coding sequence ATGGCGGGGACGCTGTCCGGCCTGCGGCTGCGGGAGGTGCTGCGTGACCTGCAGGATCGCATCGAGCTGCTGATCGGCACCCGCGACAAGATGGACGGTCTGCTCGACGCCGTACTGGCGGTCGCGTCCGGGTTGGAGCTGGACACGACGCTGCGGCGCATCGTGCAGGCCGCGATCGAGCTCGGCGAGGCGAAGTACGGCGCACTCGGGGTGCTCGCCGAAGACGGCTCCCTGTCGGAGTTCATCTACCTCGGGATCGACGACGAGACCCGCCGCCTGATCGGGGACCTGCCGGAGGGGCACGGGGTGCTCGGCGTGGTCATCGAAGAGGCGAAGCCGTTGCGCCTGGAGGAGATCTCGGCCCATCCGGCGTCGGTGGGCTTCCCGGCGCACCACCCGCCGATGCACTCCTTCCTCGGCGTGCCGGTGCGCGTGCGCGACGAGGTGTTCGGCCGGCTGTACCTGACCGAGAAGAAGAACGGCGAGCCGTTCACCGACGACGACGAGGTCGTCGTGCAGGCCCTGGCCGCCGCGGCCGGGATCGCGATCGAGAACGCGCACCTCTACGAGCAGGCGCGGGTGCGCCAGCAGTGGCTGGCCGCGACGAGTGAGGTGACGACCGAGCTGCTCGGTGGCACCGACCCGGCCGAGGCGCTGAACACCATCGCCAGCCGGGCTCTGGAACTGACCGGCTCCGACCTCACGATGCTCGCGCTGCCGAACGCCGGCCGGCTCGACGTCGACGAAGACTGGGGCGAGGAGGTCGACGACCTCACCGTCACCGTCCGGGCCGGGGCGCGGGCCACCGAGCTGTCGGGCCTGCACATCGACCTCGACAGCCTGCCGGGCGCCGTCTACCGGGACCGCACGCCGCGCAGCGTCGGCGAGCTCGAGCTGGGCGAGCACCGCTTCGGGCCGGCCCTGGTGGTGCCGCTGCGGGCGGGCGACCGCACGACCGGCGTGCTCATCGCCGTCCGGGAGCCGGGCACGGCGTCGTTCGAGTCGGCCCAGCTGTCGGTGGTGGCGTCGTTCGCCGACCAGGCGGCGCTGGCGCTGCAGCTGGCGGCGCAGCAGCGGGCCGCCCGCGAGCTGGACGTGCTCGGCGACCGCGACCGGATCGCCCGTGACCTGCACGACCACGTCATCCAGCGGCTGTTCGCGGTGGGCCTGTCGATGCAGAGCACCCAGCGGCGGACGAAGTCGCCGGAGCTGCAGAAGCGGCTCGGGGACAGCATCGAGCAGATGCACGAGATCGTGCAGGAGATCCGCACCGCGATCTTCGACCTGCACGGCGGCGCGGCGGGGGAGACCGGGCTGCGGCTGCGGCACCGGCTGCACGACGCGATCGCCGAGCTGACCGACGACGCGCCGGTGCACCCGACGGTCAGCATGTCCGGCTCGATCGACACCCTGCCCACGCAGCTGGCCGAGCACGTCGAGGCGGTGGTGCGCGAAGCGGTCAGCAACGCCGTCCGGCACGCGGAGGCCTCGGCGTTGTCGGTGTCGGTCGTGGTGAAGGACGACGTCCTGCGGATCGTCGTGGCCGACGACGGCAAGGGGATCCCCGCCGACGTCTCGCCGAGCGGGCTCGGCAACCTCGGTGACCGCGCCGAGGCGGTGGGCGGCACGTTCTCGCTCGGCAGCGGCCCGGACGGCGGCGTGGTGGTGGAGTGGTCGGCGCCGGTCGGCTGA
- a CDS encoding response regulator transcription factor gives MLRVFLVDDHEVVRRGVADLLDEDENLTVIGQAGSVSQALARIPALNPDVAVLDVRLPDGNGIELARELRSKLPDLKCLMLTSYTDEQAMLDAVMAGASGFVIKDIKGMDLVSAVRDVGAGKSLLDAHAAAALMAKLRDSQAKKGPLADLSDQEKKLLELIGEGLTNRQISERMFLAEKTVKNYVSRLLTKLGMERRTQAAVLATELRNQGG, from the coding sequence ATGCTCCGGGTTTTTCTCGTCGATGACCACGAGGTGGTCCGTCGTGGCGTCGCCGACCTGCTGGACGAGGACGAGAACCTCACCGTGATCGGCCAGGCCGGCAGCGTGTCGCAGGCCCTGGCGCGGATTCCGGCGCTCAACCCCGACGTCGCGGTGCTGGACGTGCGGCTGCCCGACGGCAACGGCATCGAGCTGGCTCGTGAGCTGCGCTCCAAGCTGCCCGACCTCAAGTGCCTGATGCTCACCTCCTACACCGACGAGCAGGCGATGCTCGACGCGGTGATGGCCGGCGCGAGCGGGTTCGTGATCAAGGACATCAAGGGCATGGACCTGGTCTCGGCGGTCCGGGACGTCGGCGCGGGCAAGTCCCTGCTCGACGCGCACGCGGCGGCCGCCCTGATGGCGAAGCTGCGCGACAGCCAGGCCAAGAAGGGCCCGCTCGCGGACCTCTCGGACCAGGAAAAGAAGCTGCTGGAGCTGATCGGTGAGGGGCTGACCAACCGGCAGATCTCCGAGCGGATGTTCCTGGCCGAGAAGACGGTCAAGAACTACGTCTCGCGGCTGCTGACGAAGCTGGGCATGGAGCGCCGCACCCAGGCCGCGGTCCTGGCCACCGAGCTGCGCAACCAGGGCGGCTGA
- a CDS encoding Hsp20/alpha crystallin family protein, with protein MTALVPGSRLALPSIAAWLENPWPFAEHNPMRIEESTEDGKYLVRAELPGFDPEKHISVTTHNGLLTIAAEREAKESVEGRSEFYYGTFSRTVSLPAGADPAKVKATYTDGILEITMPVSEHPRDKHVKIQVTKS; from the coding sequence ATGACTGCCCTGGTACCGGGTTCACGTCTGGCGTTGCCGAGCATCGCGGCGTGGCTGGAGAACCCGTGGCCGTTCGCCGAGCACAATCCCATGCGGATCGAGGAGTCCACTGAGGACGGCAAGTACCTCGTCCGTGCGGAGCTGCCCGGCTTCGACCCCGAGAAGCACATCTCCGTGACCACGCACAACGGTCTGCTCACCATCGCCGCCGAGCGGGAGGCGAAGGAGAGCGTGGAGGGCCGCAGCGAGTTCTACTACGGCACCTTCAGCCGCACGGTCAGCCTGCCGGCCGGGGCCGACCCGGCGAAGGTCAAGGCGACGTACACCGACGGCATCCTCGAGATCACGATGCCGGTTTCGGAGCACCCGCGTGACAAGCACGTCAAGATCCAGGTCACCAAGAGCTAG
- a CDS encoding acetate/propionate family kinase: MRVLTLNPGSSSMKVSLVADGTAVGWTAWDLADPGAVAQAVRRWSDVDAIAIRFVHGGSQKAPARVDDALLANLERLTSLAPNHQPLALTVAREVRRLLPDVPVVACFDTAFHARMPEAAARYPLPRAWTAQNRLRRYGFHGLSCEHALRRTGELLGRTPEELQIVCAHVGAGVSVTAIRDGHGVDTSMGFTPLEGAMMATRSGSVDPGLLLHVMQTAPMSPAEMADALFHRSGLAGMTGTNGDLRRVLAAANRGERDAEVALEVYRHRLRREIGAAATSLSRLDALVFTGGVAEHQPDVITSVLSGLTVLGLHAADVPHTDVDRIVTAADSPVPALIVLPREDLELARGAEEALARVTVR, translated from the coding sequence GTGCGTGTCCTGACCCTGAACCCGGGCTCGTCGAGCATGAAGGTCTCGCTCGTCGCCGACGGCACCGCCGTCGGCTGGACGGCGTGGGACCTGGCCGACCCCGGTGCGGTCGCCCAGGCGGTCCGCCGCTGGTCCGATGTGGACGCCATCGCCATCCGCTTCGTCCACGGCGGCTCGCAGAAGGCGCCCGCGCGGGTGGACGACGCGCTGCTGGCGAACCTCGAACGGCTCACCTCGCTCGCGCCGAACCACCAGCCGTTGGCGCTGACGGTCGCCCGGGAGGTCCGGCGCCTGCTGCCGGACGTGCCGGTGGTGGCCTGCTTCGACACCGCTTTCCACGCCCGGATGCCCGAAGCGGCGGCCCGCTACCCGCTGCCGCGGGCGTGGACCGCGCAGAACCGCTTGCGCCGCTACGGTTTCCACGGTCTCTCCTGTGAGCACGCGTTGCGGCGCACCGGGGAACTGCTCGGCCGGACGCCGGAGGAGCTGCAGATCGTCTGCGCCCACGTCGGGGCCGGGGTGTCGGTGACCGCGATCCGCGACGGCCACGGCGTCGACACCAGCATGGGCTTCACCCCGTTGGAGGGCGCCATGATGGCGACCCGGTCCGGTTCGGTCGACCCGGGCCTGCTGCTGCACGTGATGCAGACGGCGCCGATGAGCCCGGCCGAGATGGCCGACGCGCTGTTCCACCGGTCCGGGCTGGCCGGGATGACCGGCACCAACGGCGACCTGCGCCGGGTGCTGGCCGCGGCGAACCGCGGGGAGCGCGACGCCGAAGTCGCGCTCGAGGTCTACCGGCACCGGCTGCGCCGCGAGATCGGCGCGGCCGCGACGAGCCTGTCGCGGCTGGACGCGCTGGTGTTCACCGGCGGGGTCGCCGAGCACCAGCCGGACGTGATCACGTCCGTCCTCAGTGGACTGACAGTGCTCGGGCTGCACGCCGCCGACGTCCCGCACACCGACGTCGACCGGATCGTCACCGCGGCGGACTCGCCCGTGCCCGCCTTGATCGTCCTGCCCCGGGAAGACCTGGAGCTGGCCCGCGGCGCCGAAGAAGCGCTTGCCCGAGTGACCGTGAGGTGA
- a CDS encoding bifunctional GNAT family N-acetyltransferase/acetate--CoA ligase family protein: MSVEAGSRALLAGGDVVLVRALHPADTVEVLALHTRLTQEDTYFRFFGARPSTLDKLAAEIAAAPGPGHYAVGCYRHGELVGVANYEVLKDTTDAEVALVVDADLRTQGVATLLMEHLVSHARKTGLKRFIAEVLAENAKVIRVFADLGLRFEASVGGPERDVVMNLEEDATYLEAVLQRDSVADAASLTHLFKPSSIAVIGAGRRPGSVGHAILANLVASGYPEPIEVVNPHAGEILGVPSVPSVAALNRTPELAVVCLPAPAAAEAVEECGKRGVRALVIISSGLTGTEAGERVHAAVREYGMRLVGPNCLGVVSTDPACPYDLTFLATPVRPGNIGVVTQSGGVGIALAESLGDLGLGMSTLVSTGDKYDVSGNDLLMWWTADRRTELAVLYLESFGNPRKFSRLARRLARTRPVLAVRSGSGGTAQRAAASHTAAAATPAVTRDALFEQAGVIAVDTVAELIDVIAGLAWQLLPGGPRVAVVSNAGGAGVLAADACEREGLVMAELSEVTRDRLAKVLPAEAAVANPVDTTAAVSAEVFADALRAVLADDGVDAVIAATVPTAAGDPGAALATVLPPEYKTVFAVRPGQRARVAPLVPGARSGVTACYDDPAAAAAVLARLVRYEQWLNRPEADDEALAPPEDPEALRAFATGREGWLAPADAVELLRLAGIPMVETRYVEAGDSMDAAAAALDSPVVLKADAEGLLHKSAGGGVLLNVRGADRIMEAFRTLRSRFGSALRGVTVQPMAEPGREVLVGVRSDPVFGPLVVFGLGGVDTDLIDDRAARLAPLAGADADLLIDGLRASKALWASGQLDRAAVRELLLKVSRLAELVPELAELDLNPVRVRPDGCVALDVRARFERPASADPFLRHLRD; this comes from the coding sequence ATGAGCGTGGAGGCGGGCTCCCGGGCCCTGCTCGCGGGCGGCGACGTGGTGCTCGTGCGCGCGCTGCACCCGGCCGACACCGTCGAGGTGCTCGCCCTGCACACCCGGCTCACCCAGGAGGACACCTACTTCCGCTTCTTCGGGGCTCGCCCGTCCACTTTGGACAAGTTGGCGGCGGAGATCGCCGCCGCCCCGGGGCCGGGGCACTACGCCGTGGGCTGCTACCGGCACGGTGAGCTCGTCGGGGTCGCGAACTACGAAGTCCTGAAGGACACCACGGACGCCGAAGTCGCCCTCGTCGTGGACGCGGACCTGCGCACGCAGGGCGTCGCGACACTGCTGATGGAACACCTCGTTTCGCACGCCCGGAAGACGGGCCTCAAGCGGTTCATCGCCGAAGTGCTCGCCGAAAACGCCAAGGTGATCCGCGTCTTCGCCGACCTCGGCCTCCGGTTCGAAGCCAGTGTCGGCGGCCCGGAACGCGACGTCGTGATGAACCTCGAAGAGGACGCCACCTACCTGGAGGCGGTGCTGCAGCGCGACTCGGTCGCCGACGCGGCCAGCCTGACGCACCTGTTCAAGCCGTCCTCGATCGCCGTCATCGGCGCGGGACGGCGCCCGGGTTCGGTCGGGCACGCGATCCTGGCCAATCTCGTCGCCTCCGGCTACCCGGAGCCGATCGAAGTGGTCAACCCGCACGCCGGCGAGATCCTCGGCGTGCCGAGCGTCCCGTCCGTGGCCGCGTTGAACCGCACCCCCGAACTGGCCGTGGTGTGCCTGCCTGCGCCGGCCGCCGCCGAAGCGGTGGAAGAGTGCGGGAAACGGGGCGTCCGCGCGCTCGTCATCATCTCCTCGGGGCTGACCGGCACCGAAGCGGGCGAACGCGTTCACGCGGCCGTGCGCGAGTACGGCATGCGGCTGGTCGGCCCGAACTGCCTCGGCGTCGTCTCCACCGATCCGGCCTGCCCCTACGACCTCACCTTCCTCGCCACCCCGGTCCGGCCGGGCAACATCGGCGTGGTCACCCAGTCCGGCGGGGTGGGCATCGCCCTCGCCGAGTCGCTCGGCGACCTCGGCCTCGGCATGTCGACGCTGGTCTCCACCGGGGACAAGTACGACGTCAGCGGCAACGACCTGCTGATGTGGTGGACCGCCGACCGCCGGACCGAGCTGGCCGTGCTCTACCTCGAATCCTTCGGCAACCCGCGCAAGTTCAGCCGCCTGGCGCGCCGGCTGGCGCGCACCCGTCCGGTGCTCGCCGTCCGGTCGGGCAGCGGCGGGACCGCGCAGCGCGCCGCCGCTTCGCACACCGCGGCCGCGGCCACCCCGGCCGTCACCCGGGACGCACTGTTCGAGCAGGCCGGCGTCATCGCCGTCGACACCGTCGCCGAGCTGATCGACGTCATCGCCGGGTTGGCGTGGCAGCTGCTGCCGGGCGGTCCGCGCGTGGCCGTGGTCAGCAACGCCGGCGGGGCCGGGGTGCTGGCGGCCGACGCCTGCGAGCGGGAGGGCCTGGTGATGGCGGAGCTGTCCGAGGTCACCCGGGACCGGCTCGCGAAGGTGCTCCCGGCCGAAGCCGCGGTGGCGAACCCGGTCGACACGACCGCGGCCGTCTCCGCGGAGGTGTTCGCCGACGCGCTGCGCGCCGTGCTCGCCGACGACGGCGTCGACGCGGTGATCGCCGCGACCGTGCCGACCGCCGCCGGTGACCCCGGGGCCGCGCTCGCCACCGTGCTCCCGCCGGAGTACAAGACCGTCTTCGCGGTGCGGCCCGGGCAGCGCGCCCGCGTCGCCCCGCTCGTCCCGGGCGCCCGCAGCGGCGTGACCGCGTGCTACGACGACCCGGCCGCGGCCGCCGCGGTGCTGGCCCGGCTCGTCCGCTACGAGCAGTGGCTGAACCGGCCCGAGGCCGACGACGAAGCTCTTGCCCCGCCGGAAGATCCGGAAGCGCTGCGGGCGTTCGCCACCGGGCGCGAAGGCTGGCTGGCGCCCGCGGACGCGGTCGAGCTGCTGCGCCTGGCCGGTATTCCGATGGTGGAGACCCGGTACGTGGAAGCAGGCGACTCGATGGACGCCGCGGCCGCCGCCCTGGACTCGCCGGTCGTGCTGAAGGCGGACGCGGAGGGGCTGCTGCACAAGTCCGCGGGCGGGGGCGTGCTGCTGAACGTGCGCGGCGCCGACCGCATCATGGAGGCGTTCCGCACCCTGCGGTCCCGGTTCGGCTCCGCCCTGCGCGGGGTCACCGTCCAGCCGATGGCCGAGCCGGGCCGGGAGGTGCTGGTCGGGGTGCGCTCGGACCCGGTGTTCGGCCCGCTGGTCGTGTTCGGCCTCGGCGGCGTCGACACCGACCTGATCGACGACCGCGCCGCCCGGCTCGCCCCGCTCGCCGGCGCGGACGCCGATCTGCTGATCGACGGCCTGCGCGCGTCGAAAGCGCTCTGGGCGTCCGGGCAGCTCGACCGGGCCGCGGTGCGGGAGCTGCTGCTGAAGGTCAGCCGGCTCGCCGAGCTCGTCCCCGAACTGGCCGAGCTGGACCTCAACCCGGTGCGGGTCCGCCCCGACGGGTGCGTGGCGCTGGACGTGCGGGCCCGCTTCGAGCGGCCCGCGTCCGCCGACCCGTTCCTGCGCCACCTGCGCGACTGA
- a CDS encoding Acg family FMN-binding oxidoreductase, with product MTLPITSIGLLDSDQVKSVIGAAVLAPSTHNTQPWRFRCTPAGLELHTDPDRALPVADADQRELLLSCGAALFNLRTAIHALGAHPATTLLPRRDDPTLLAVVRPFAVRKPDRRLVELAGAIPRRHTNRTPFEATIIPKALVAELRHAAEVEQAWLPRLDAHQLETLRELVHKGHHAQVADPAFLAEWRHWTGRDPGSRDGVPEYAAGAMPSDNGGWVLRDFGARQRGRSDESEPLVVVIGSFDDARIDRIRAGQAMQRVLLTATAAGLDASFISQPVEVPAVRTELRSLLGGGLWPQIVLRLGRGAPVPWTPRRSLADVMLEPDWLSA from the coding sequence ATGACACTACCCATCACCTCGATCGGCCTGCTGGACTCCGATCAGGTGAAGTCCGTGATCGGCGCGGCGGTACTCGCACCGTCCACGCACAATACGCAGCCCTGGCGGTTCCGCTGCACTCCCGCGGGCCTCGAGCTGCACACCGATCCGGACCGTGCCCTGCCCGTGGCCGACGCCGACCAGCGGGAGCTGCTGCTCTCGTGCGGGGCCGCGCTGTTCAACCTGCGCACCGCCATCCACGCCTTGGGCGCGCACCCGGCCACCACCCTGCTGCCGCGTCGCGACGACCCCACGCTGCTGGCCGTCGTCCGGCCGTTCGCGGTCCGCAAGCCCGACCGCCGGCTCGTCGAACTGGCGGGCGCAATCCCCCGCCGGCACACCAACCGCACCCCGTTCGAGGCGACGATCATCCCGAAAGCACTGGTGGCCGAGCTGCGCCACGCGGCCGAGGTCGAGCAGGCCTGGCTGCCCCGGCTGGACGCGCACCAGCTGGAGACGCTGCGGGAGCTGGTGCACAAGGGCCACCACGCCCAGGTCGCCGACCCGGCGTTCCTCGCGGAGTGGCGACACTGGACCGGGCGCGACCCGGGCAGCCGGGACGGTGTCCCCGAATACGCGGCCGGCGCGATGCCCTCGGACAACGGCGGGTGGGTGCTGCGGGACTTCGGCGCGCGGCAGCGCGGCCGGTCCGACGAATCCGAGCCGCTGGTCGTGGTGATCGGCTCCTTCGACGACGCCAGGATCGACCGGATCCGGGCCGGTCAGGCCATGCAGCGGGTGCTGCTGACGGCCACGGCGGCCGGGCTCGACGCGTCGTTCATCTCGCAGCCGGTCGAGGTCCCCGCGGTGCGGACGGAGCTGCGCAGCCTGCTCGGCGGCGGGCTGTGGCCGCAGATCGTGCTGCGCCTCGGCCGTGGCGCACCGGTGCCGTGGACGCCGCGGCGGTCCCTGGCCGACGTCATGCTGGAGCCGGACTGGCTCAGCGCCTGA
- the cydB gene encoding cytochrome d ubiquinol oxidase subunit II, with protein MALTDIWFLLIAVLWTGYFVLEGFDFGVGTLLRILGHDDTDRRVLINTIGPVWDGNEVWLLVAGGATFAAFPLWYSSLFSGFYLALLLVLVALILRGVAFEFRGKIDSPRWRNTWDWIIVFASAAPALLWGVAFGNIVHGVPLDAQHHFTGTFFTLLNPYALLGGLATLTLFTFHGAVFLALKTTDALRDRARTLSRALGGAAFVFGGVFLVATAVEHGGWTWLSATVAALLLAAGVLFAAGERDGFAFASTAGTIIAVTFTLFWSLYPDVLPSTTDPAFSLTTTNASSTHYTLQIMTWVAVAFTPIVLAYQAWTYWVFRKRISRASIPAGGGLPAGRR; from the coding sequence ATGGCCCTCACCGACATCTGGTTCCTGCTCATCGCGGTCCTCTGGACCGGCTACTTCGTCCTCGAAGGCTTCGACTTCGGCGTCGGCACGCTGCTGCGGATCCTCGGCCACGACGACACCGACCGCCGCGTGCTGATCAACACGATCGGCCCGGTCTGGGACGGCAACGAGGTCTGGCTGCTGGTCGCCGGCGGCGCCACCTTCGCCGCGTTCCCGCTCTGGTACTCGAGCCTGTTCTCCGGGTTCTACCTCGCCCTGCTGCTGGTGCTGGTCGCGCTGATCCTGCGCGGCGTCGCCTTCGAGTTCCGCGGCAAGATCGACAGCCCGCGCTGGCGCAACACCTGGGACTGGATCATCGTGTTCGCGTCGGCGGCACCCGCGCTCCTGTGGGGCGTCGCCTTCGGCAACATCGTGCACGGCGTTCCCCTCGACGCGCAGCACCACTTCACCGGCACGTTCTTCACCCTGCTCAACCCGTACGCGCTGCTCGGCGGACTGGCCACGCTCACGCTGTTCACCTTCCACGGCGCGGTCTTCCTCGCGCTGAAGACGACCGACGCGCTCCGCGACCGGGCCCGCACGCTGAGCCGCGCGCTCGGCGGCGCGGCGTTCGTGTTCGGCGGTGTCTTCCTCGTCGCCACCGCCGTCGAGCACGGCGGCTGGACCTGGCTGTCGGCGACGGTCGCCGCGCTGCTGCTGGCCGCGGGCGTGCTGTTCGCCGCCGGTGAGCGCGACGGGTTCGCCTTCGCGAGCACCGCGGGGACGATCATCGCCGTCACCTTCACGCTGTTCTGGTCGCTGTATCCGGACGTGCTGCCGTCGACGACCGACCCGGCGTTCAGCCTGACCACCACGAACGCGTCCTCGACGCACTACACCCTGCAGATCATGACCTGGGTCGCCGTCGCGTTCACCCCGATCGTGCTGGCCTACCAGGCCTGGACGTACTGGGTGTTCCGCAAGCGGATCAGCCGGGCCTCGATCCCGGCCGGCGGCGGCCTGCCGGCGGGCCGCCGGTGA